From a single Isoalcanivorax indicus genomic region:
- the rpsK gene encoding 30S ribosomal protein S11: MAKSKKDSGARRKKVTRTVADGIAHVHASFNNTIITISDRQGNVLSWATSGGAGFRGSRKSTPFAAQVAAENAGNAAKDYGLKNLEVRVKGPGPGRESSVRALNACGYKITSISDVTPIPHNGCRPPKKRRV; encoded by the coding sequence ATGGCAAAGTCAAAGAAAGACAGCGGCGCTCGTCGCAAGAAGGTTACCCGGACGGTGGCGGACGGGATTGCGCACGTACACGCGTCCTTCAACAACACCATCATCACCATCTCTGATCGTCAGGGCAATGTGCTGTCCTGGGCGACCTCGGGTGGTGCCGGTTTCCGTGGTTCGCGCAAAAGCACCCCGTTCGCAGCCCAGGTGGCCGCAGAGAACGCGGGTAATGCCGCCAAGGACTACGGTCTGAAGAATCTGGAAGTGCGGGTCAAGGGCCCGGGTCCGGGTCGTGAATCCTCGGTGCGTGCGCTGAATGCCTGTGGTTACAAGATCACCAGCATTTCTGACGTCACACCGATTCCGCATAACGGCTGCCGGCCGCCGAAAAAACGCCGCGTGTAA
- the rpmJ gene encoding 50S ribosomal protein L36 has protein sequence MKVQASVKKVCRNCKIVRRKGRVMVICSAEPRHKQRQG, from the coding sequence ATGAAGGTTCAGGCGTCAGTCAAGAAGGTGTGCCGTAACTGCAAGATCGTTCGCCGTAAGGGGCGGGTGATGGTGATTTGCAGCGCCGAGCCGCGGCACAAGCAGCGTCAGGGCTGA
- the rpsD gene encoding 30S ribosomal protein S4 yields the protein MARYIGPKCKLSRREGTDLFLKSGIRPLDSKCKAEQAPGQAAASRRMGRLSDYGVQLREKQKVRRMYGVLEKQFRGYYKKAARSRGATGEVLLQLLEGRLDNVVYRMGFGATRSEARQLVSHRAILVNGQIVNVASYQVRPGDVVSVREKARNQLRVKNAMDLAQQRGFASWIEVDEKKLEGTFKALPERIDLPAEINENLIVELYSK from the coding sequence ATGGCAAGATACATCGGTCCCAAGTGCAAGCTTTCCCGTCGTGAAGGCACTGATCTGTTTCTGAAGAGCGGTATTCGCCCTCTGGATTCCAAGTGCAAGGCGGAACAGGCGCCCGGCCAGGCTGCTGCCAGCCGCCGCATGGGTCGTCTGTCCGATTACGGCGTGCAGCTGCGCGAAAAACAGAAAGTGCGCCGTATGTACGGTGTGCTGGAGAAACAGTTCCGCGGCTATTACAAGAAAGCCGCTCGTTCACGCGGTGCCACCGGCGAAGTGCTGCTTCAGCTGCTGGAAGGCCGTCTGGACAATGTTGTATACCGTATGGGCTTCGGTGCCACCCGCTCCGAGGCGCGCCAGCTGGTGAGCCACCGTGCGATCCTGGTCAATGGCCAGATCGTTAATGTGGCATCCTACCAGGTGCGTCCGGGTGACGTGGTTTCCGTGCGTGAGAAGGCCAGAAACCAGTTGCGCGTGAAGAACGCCATGGACCTGGCCCAGCAGCGTGGTTTCGCCAGCTGGATTGAAGTGGACGAGAAAAAACTCGAGGGGACTTTCAAGGCCCTGCCCGAGCGCATCGACCTGCCGGCCGAGATCAACGAGAACCTGATCGTCGAGCTGTATTCCAAGTAA
- the rplF gene encoding 50S ribosomal protein L6, translating to MSRVAKDPVKLPQGVDVKIDGQNVTVKGSKGSLEHTVHELVTVAVEDGVITFRPAKEAQQAWALAGTTRALLQNMVTGVSAGFERKLELVGVGYRAQAQGKVLNLSLGFSHPVAYELPEGVTAETPTQTEIVLKGVDKQLVGQVAANVRGFRPPEPYKGKGVRYAGEQVRRKEAKKK from the coding sequence ATGTCACGAGTAGCGAAAGATCCTGTAAAACTGCCGCAGGGCGTCGATGTCAAGATCGACGGCCAGAACGTCACCGTCAAGGGTAGCAAAGGCTCCCTGGAACACACGGTGCACGAACTGGTGACTGTGGCTGTAGAAGACGGCGTGATCACGTTCCGTCCGGCGAAAGAAGCACAGCAAGCCTGGGCTCTGGCCGGTACGACACGCGCGCTGCTTCAGAATATGGTGACTGGCGTGTCCGCTGGCTTCGAGCGCAAGCTTGAGCTGGTAGGCGTTGGTTATCGTGCCCAGGCGCAAGGCAAGGTTCTGAACCTGTCTCTTGGTTTCTCCCACCCCGTGGCTTACGAGCTGCCGGAAGGTGTGACCGCAGAAACCCCGACGCAGACAGAAATTGTCCTCAAGGGTGTCGACAAGCAGCTGGTTGGCCAGGTGGCCGCCAATGTACGTGGCTTCCGCCCGCCTGAGCCGTACAAGGGTAAGGGCGTCCGTTATGCCGGCGAACAAGTTCGCCGCAAGGAAGCCAAGAAGAAATAA
- the rpsH gene encoding 30S ribosomal protein S8, which produces MSMQDTLADMFTRIRNAQMANKVSVDIPSSTSKVAIAKVLQDEGYIGDYQVGGDDKKPTLTIELKYFEGRPVIEKIKRVSSPGLRIYKGAGEIPKVKGGLGVMIVSTNQGFMTDRAARKANVGGELICEVS; this is translated from the coding sequence ATGAGCATGCAAGATACCCTGGCGGATATGTTTACCCGTATTCGCAATGCGCAGATGGCAAACAAGGTCTCGGTAGACATTCCGTCTTCCACTAGCAAGGTGGCCATTGCCAAGGTGCTGCAGGATGAGGGTTATATCGGTGACTATCAGGTAGGCGGCGACGACAAGAAGCCGACCCTGACCATCGAGCTGAAATATTTTGAAGGCCGCCCGGTGATCGAGAAGATCAAGCGGGTGAGCTCCCCTGGTCTGCGCATCTACAAGGGCGCCGGTGAGATTCCGAAGGTGAAAGGCGGTCTGGGCGTGATGATCGTTTCCACCAACCAGGGCTTTATGACCGATCGCGCAGCACGCAAGGCCAATGTTGGCGGCGAGCTGATTTGCGAAGTGTCCTGA
- the rpsE gene encoding 30S ribosomal protein S5, with protein MAKVDPNEGLQEKLVQVNRVAKVVKGGRIFGFTALTVVGDGKGKVGFGRGKAREVPAAIQKALEAARRNMIHVDLDGSTIQHPIKARHGASKVYMQPASDGTGVIAGGAMRAVLEVAGVQNVLAKCYGSTNPVNVVRATFEGLRAMSSVEAVAAKRGKTVEEILN; from the coding sequence ATGGCGAAGGTTGATCCCAACGAAGGTCTGCAGGAAAAGCTGGTTCAGGTGAACCGGGTTGCCAAGGTGGTCAAGGGTGGCCGTATCTTCGGCTTTACCGCGCTGACCGTGGTGGGCGATGGCAAAGGCAAGGTCGGCTTCGGCCGCGGCAAGGCACGTGAAGTGCCGGCTGCCATCCAGAAAGCGCTGGAAGCTGCCCGCCGCAACATGATTCATGTTGACCTGGACGGCAGCACCATCCAGCACCCGATCAAGGCTCGCCATGGCGCCTCCAAGGTGTACATGCAGCCGGCCTCTGACGGTACCGGTGTGATTGCCGGTGGTGCGATGCGTGCGGTGCTGGAAGTGGCCGGCGTGCAGAACGTTCTGGCCAAGTGCTACGGTTCCACCAATCCGGTGAACGTGGTGCGGGCAACCTTCGAGGGTCTGCGTGCGATGTCCTCCGTTGAAGCGGTGGCGGCGAAGCGCGGCAAGACCGTGGAAGAGATTCTGAACTAA
- the rplR gene encoding 50S ribosomal protein L18 — protein sequence MKDKREARQRRAKRTRMKIRELGEFRLCVNRTPRHMYAQVTTAAGDKVLATASTVEKDLRGSATGNADAAAAVGKLIAERAKAAGVERVAFDRSGFKYHGRVKALADAARENGLEF from the coding sequence ATGAAAGACAAAAGAGAAGCACGTCAGCGCAGAGCGAAACGCACCCGGATGAAGATTCGCGAGTTGGGTGAGTTCCGTCTGTGTGTAAATCGCACGCCGCGCCACATGTATGCTCAGGTGACTACGGCGGCAGGCGACAAGGTGTTGGCTACGGCTTCCACCGTCGAAAAGGATCTGCGTGGCAGCGCGACCGGCAACGCCGACGCCGCTGCGGCGGTGGGCAAGCTGATCGCCGAGCGGGCCAAGGCAGCTGGCGTTGAGCGCGTCGCCTTTGATCGTTCCGGCTTCAAATACCATGGCCGGGTGAAGGCGCTGGCCGATGCGGCGCGTGAAAACGGGCTTGAATTCTAA
- the rpmD gene encoding 50S ribosomal protein L30: MAANKIKVTQTKSTAGRLEKHKACVRGLGLRRIGHTVEVEDTPAVRGMINKVSYMVQVEGE, from the coding sequence ATGGCGGCTAACAAGATCAAGGTAACCCAGACGAAGAGCACCGCGGGCCGGCTGGAAAAGCACAAGGCCTGCGTGCGTGGTCTCGGCCTGCGCCGGATCGGCCACACGGTTGAGGTTGAAGATACTCCTGCGGTACGCGGCATGATCAACAAGGTCTCGTACATGGTTCAGGTTGAAGGAGAGTAA
- a CDS encoding DNA-directed RNA polymerase subunit alpha — protein MTAVNDFLTPRSIAINAISPTHAKVVLEPLERGFGHTLGTALRRILLSSMHGAAITEVEIDGVQHEYSSVEGVQEDVINILLNLKGVALRLNDRGEANLELAKKGPGVVTAADIQRDHSVEIVNPDHVICNITGDTELKMKLKVTSGRGYVPADARVSEDDETRGIGRLQIDASYSPVMRVAYVVEAARVEQRTDLDKLVIDLETNGTIDPEDAIRSAATILQQQIAVFVDLEQDRKPEPKQEREEVDPILLRPVDDLELTVRSANCLKAENIYYIGDLVQRTEVELLKTPNLGKKSLTEIKDVLASKGLSLGMRLESWPPASLRDDDRLTSKLR, from the coding sequence ATGACCGCCGTGAACGACTTTCTCACGCCTCGCTCGATCGCGATCAACGCGATCAGCCCAACACATGCCAAGGTCGTGCTCGAGCCTCTGGAGCGTGGTTTCGGCCATACCCTGGGCACGGCGCTGCGCCGCATCCTGCTGTCCAGCATGCATGGGGCTGCGATCACCGAGGTGGAAATCGACGGGGTCCAGCACGAGTACTCCTCCGTCGAGGGCGTTCAGGAAGATGTGATCAACATCCTCCTGAACCTCAAAGGTGTGGCACTGCGCCTGAACGACCGTGGTGAAGCCAACCTGGAACTGGCCAAAAAAGGGCCGGGTGTTGTCACTGCTGCCGATATTCAGCGCGATCACAGCGTCGAGATCGTCAACCCTGACCACGTGATCTGCAACATCACTGGTGACACCGAGCTGAAAATGAAGCTCAAGGTGACCTCCGGTCGTGGCTATGTGCCGGCAGATGCGCGCGTTAGCGAGGACGACGAGACCCGTGGTATTGGCCGTCTGCAGATTGATGCGAGCTACAGCCCTGTCATGCGTGTGGCCTATGTGGTGGAAGCTGCCCGGGTTGAACAGCGCACTGACCTGGACAAGCTGGTCATCGACCTCGAAACCAACGGGACGATTGACCCGGAAGACGCGATTCGCAGTGCTGCCACCATTCTGCAGCAGCAGATCGCGGTATTTGTGGACCTCGAGCAGGACCGCAAACCGGAGCCGAAACAGGAGCGTGAGGAAGTTGATCCGATCCTGCTGCGTCCGGTTGACGATCTCGAGTTGACCGTGCGTTCGGCCAACTGCCTGAAGGCTGAGAACATCTACTACATCGGTGATCTGGTTCAGCGCACTGAAGTAGAGCTGCTGAAGACCCCGAACCTGGGCAAGAAGTCCCTGACCGAGATCAAGGACGTTCTGGCCTCCAAGGGTCTGTCGCTGGGTATGCGTCTGGAAAGCTGGCCGCCGGCCAGCCTGCGTGACGACGACCGCCTGACCAGCAAACTGCGCTGA
- the rplQ gene encoding 50S ribosomal protein L17, whose protein sequence is MRHRKSGRKFNRTSAHRAAMFRNMAVSLFEHGAIKTTLPRAKELRRVAEPLITLAKEDSVANRRLAFSRTRSKEAVGILFNELGPRYKSRPGGYMRVLKMGFRAGDNAPMAYVELVDRPQAGAAAETAEAE, encoded by the coding sequence ATGCGTCATCGCAAAAGTGGCAGAAAATTCAACCGGACCAGCGCACATCGCGCCGCGATGTTCCGCAACATGGCGGTGTCGCTGTTCGAACACGGTGCTATCAAGACGACCTTGCCGAGAGCCAAGGAACTGCGTCGTGTAGCCGAGCCCCTGATCACGCTGGCCAAGGAAGACTCCGTGGCCAACCGTCGTCTGGCGTTCTCCCGCACTCGCTCGAAAGAAGCCGTGGGCATCCTGTTCAACGAACTGGGCCCGCGCTACAAGAGCCGTCCGGGTGGTTACATGCGCGTCCTGAAGATGGGCTTCCGTGCCGGCGACAACGCGCCTATGGCGTACGTCGAGCTGGTGGATCGTCCGCAGGCTGGCGCTGCTGCCGAGACTGCTGAGGCCGAATAA
- the rplO gene encoding 50S ribosomal protein L15 → MRLNELSPGAGARPSGKRVGRGIGSGLGKTGGRGHKGQTSRSGGTVKPGFEGGQMPLQRRLPKFGFTSRKAMTTAEVRLSELAAVDGDVVDLDSLKKANIIRRDMTRAKIVLSGELDRAVTVRGVMVTRGARAAIEQAGGKIEE, encoded by the coding sequence ATGCGCCTGAATGAACTGAGCCCCGGCGCCGGTGCGCGCCCGTCCGGCAAGCGAGTAGGTCGTGGTATCGGCAGCGGTCTGGGCAAGACCGGTGGTCGTGGTCACAAAGGTCAGACGTCCCGGTCTGGCGGCACTGTGAAGCCCGGTTTCGAGGGTGGTCAGATGCCGCTGCAGCGTCGTCTGCCGAAATTCGGCTTTACGTCGCGCAAGGCCATGACCACTGCTGAAGTGCGTCTGTCCGAGCTGGCAGCGGTAGACGGTGACGTGGTGGATCTGGACAGCCTGAAGAAGGCCAACATCATCCGTCGCGACATGACCCGCGCCAAGATCGTACTCAGCGGTGAGCTGGATCGTGCTGTGACTGTGCGCGGCGTCATGGTGACGCGTGGTGCACGGGCGGCGATCGAGCAGGCCGGCGGTAAAATCGAGGAATAA
- the uvrA gene encoding excinuclease ABC subunit UvrA, whose amino-acid sequence MDKILVRGARTHNLKNVDLDIPRDKLVVITGLSGSGKSSLAFDTLYAEGQRRYVESLSTYARQFLSMMEKPDVDHIEGLSPAISIEQKSTSHNPRSTVGTITEIYDYLRLLYARVGEPRCPEHDAPLAAQTVSQMVDQVLAMPEGSKLMLLAPVVRDKKGEHLHLFDQLRAQGFVRARVNGRVTDLDDVPELDKQKKHTIEVVVDRFKVRADLQNRLAESFETALELADGIAVIAPMEGHDAEVVFSARFACPHCGYSIPELEPRLFSFNNPAGACPTCDGLGVKQFFDEDKVVIQPSASLAEGAIRGWDRRNVYYFQMLTSLASHLGFAIDTPFNKLPKTVRRKILHGTGNETVEFRYLNDRGDIVKRKHPFEGIIPNMERRYRDTESDAVREDLASFLSTSDCPDCGGSRLRESARHVFINGRNLPDVVRLPVGKASDYFGKLKLPGHRGEIADKILKEIRERLQFLVNVGLDYLSLARNADTLSGGEAQRIRLASQIGAGLVGVMYVLDEPSIGLHQRDNERLLQTLTRLRDLGNTVLVVEHDEDAIRGADHVIDIGPGAGVHGGEVIAQGTAKQIAANRKSLTGDYLSGRKGIAIPANRVKPDGRWLTLEGATGNNLKDVTLKLPLGLFTCVTGVSGSGKSTLINNTLYPVAATELNGATTLRAAAHSHIDGMDQFDKVIDIDQSPIGRTPRSNPATYTGLFTPIRDLFAGTQEARARGYKAGRFSFNVRGGRCEACQGDGVIKVEMHFLPDIYVPCEVCHGKRYNRETLEILYKGRSIYEVLAMTVEDAREFFDAVPALARKLQTLMDVGLSYITLGQAATTLSGGEAQRVKLARELSKRDTGRTLYILDEPTTGLHFHDIQQLLTVLFRLRDHGNTIVVIEHNLDVIKTADWVVDLGPEGGDGGGQIIAEGTPEDVAKAKGSHTGRFLKGMLPAASPSRRKKQA is encoded by the coding sequence ATGGACAAGATCCTGGTGCGTGGCGCGCGCACGCACAATCTGAAGAACGTCGACCTCGATATCCCTCGCGACAAGCTGGTGGTGATCACCGGGCTGTCCGGCTCGGGCAAGTCATCACTGGCCTTCGACACACTGTACGCCGAGGGACAGCGCCGCTATGTGGAGTCGCTGTCCACCTACGCACGGCAGTTCCTGTCGATGATGGAAAAGCCCGATGTCGATCATATCGAAGGCCTGTCGCCCGCGATTTCCATCGAGCAGAAATCGACCAGCCATAACCCGCGCTCCACGGTCGGTACCATTACCGAAATCTACGACTATCTGCGCTTGCTCTACGCCCGTGTCGGTGAGCCACGCTGCCCCGAACACGACGCACCGCTGGCCGCCCAGACCGTCAGCCAGATGGTGGACCAGGTGCTGGCCATGCCCGAGGGCAGCAAGTTGATGTTGCTCGCGCCTGTCGTGCGCGACAAGAAAGGCGAACACCTGCATCTGTTCGATCAACTGCGTGCGCAGGGTTTCGTACGTGCGCGCGTTAATGGCCGCGTCACCGATCTGGACGATGTGCCGGAACTCGACAAGCAGAAGAAGCACACCATCGAAGTCGTTGTAGATCGCTTCAAGGTACGCGCCGACCTGCAGAATCGTCTGGCCGAATCCTTCGAGACGGCACTGGAGCTGGCCGACGGCATCGCCGTGATCGCACCGATGGAAGGCCATGATGCCGAGGTCGTCTTTTCTGCACGCTTCGCCTGCCCACACTGCGGCTACAGCATCCCGGAACTGGAGCCACGGCTGTTTTCCTTCAACAATCCAGCGGGCGCCTGCCCGACCTGCGACGGCCTGGGCGTCAAGCAGTTCTTTGATGAAGACAAGGTGGTCATCCAGCCCTCCGCCTCCCTGGCCGAAGGCGCTATTCGTGGCTGGGATCGTCGCAACGTCTACTATTTCCAGATGCTGACATCGCTGGCCAGCCACCTGGGCTTTGCCATCGATACACCGTTCAACAAGCTGCCGAAAACCGTACGCCGCAAGATACTCCATGGCACTGGCAACGAGACCGTGGAGTTCCGCTATCTCAATGATCGCGGCGATATCGTCAAGCGCAAGCATCCGTTCGAAGGCATCATCCCGAACATGGAACGGCGCTACCGCGATACCGAATCCGACGCCGTCCGTGAGGACCTGGCCAGCTTCCTGAGCACCTCGGACTGCCCGGACTGCGGCGGCTCGCGTTTGCGGGAATCTGCTCGCCATGTGTTTATCAACGGCCGCAACCTGCCGGATGTCGTGCGCCTGCCGGTGGGCAAGGCCAGCGACTATTTCGGCAAGCTGAAACTGCCAGGCCACCGGGGCGAGATCGCCGACAAGATTCTCAAGGAAATTCGCGAGCGCCTGCAGTTCCTGGTCAACGTGGGCCTGGACTACCTGTCCCTGGCACGCAATGCCGACACTCTGTCGGGCGGCGAAGCCCAGCGTATCCGCCTGGCCTCACAGATCGGGGCCGGCCTGGTCGGCGTCATGTATGTGCTGGACGAACCCTCCATCGGGCTGCACCAGCGCGACAATGAGCGCCTGCTGCAAACCCTGACGCGCCTGCGCGACCTCGGCAACACCGTACTGGTGGTGGAACACGACGAAGATGCCATCCGCGGCGCCGACCATGTCATCGACATCGGCCCCGGGGCCGGTGTGCACGGTGGCGAAGTGATTGCCCAGGGTACGGCCAAACAGATTGCCGCGAATCGCAAATCACTCACCGGCGATTATTTGTCCGGCCGCAAGGGGATCGCCATCCCGGCCAACCGGGTCAAACCGGACGGTCGCTGGCTGACCCTGGAAGGCGCCACCGGCAACAATCTCAAGGATGTCACCCTGAAGCTGCCTCTCGGGCTGTTTACCTGTGTGACCGGCGTCTCCGGGTCTGGCAAATCCACACTGATCAATAACACGCTCTATCCCGTCGCCGCCACGGAACTCAATGGCGCCACCACCCTGCGAGCGGCGGCCCATTCGCACATTGACGGCATGGATCAGTTCGACAAGGTCATCGATATCGACCAGAGCCCCATCGGCCGCACACCGCGCTCTAACCCGGCTACCTACACCGGCCTGTTCACGCCAATCAGGGACCTGTTCGCCGGCACCCAGGAAGCCCGTGCACGGGGTTACAAGGCGGGCCGCTTCAGCTTCAACGTACGCGGCGGCCGCTGCGAAGCCTGCCAGGGCGACGGCGTCATCAAGGTCGAGATGCATTTCCTGCCAGATATCTACGTGCCCTGCGAGGTCTGCCACGGCAAGCGCTACAACCGGGAAACGCTGGAGATTCTCTACAAGGGCCGCAGCATCTATGAGGTGCTGGCAATGACGGTCGAGGACGCTCGGGAATTCTTTGACGCAGTCCCGGCGCTGGCGCGCAAGTTGCAGACACTGATGGATGTGGGCCTGAGCTATATCACTCTGGGACAGGCCGCTACCACGCTTTCCGGCGGTGAAGCACAACGGGTCAAGCTGGCGCGGGAGCTGTCCAAGCGGGACACCGGACGGACGCTTTACATCCTCGACGAGCCCACCACCGGGCTGCACTTTCATGACATCCAGCAGCTACTGACCGTGCTGTTCCGTCTGCGCGACCACGGCAACACCATCGTCGTGATCGAACACAACCTGGACGTGATCAAGACAGCGGACTGGGTCGTGGACCTGGGCCCCGAAGGGGGCGACGGTGGCGGGCAGATCATCGCCGAAGGTACGCCGGAGGACGTGGCAAAGGCCAAGGGCAGTCATACAGGGCGCTTTCTGAAAGGTATGCTGCCGGCGGCATCTCCTTCCAGACGCAAGAAGCAGGCCTGA
- the rpsM gene encoding 30S ribosomal protein S13, translating into MARIAGVNIPDNKHAVISLTYVFGVGRTTAQKICAASGIAPTAKIRELSEEQLDVIRGEVAKLSVEGDLRREVSMNIKRLMDMGCYRGIRHRRGLPLRGQRTKTNARTRKGPRKPIRK; encoded by the coding sequence ATGGCCCGTATAGCAGGCGTAAACATCCCGGACAACAAGCATGCGGTAATCTCGCTGACCTACGTCTTCGGGGTTGGCCGTACCACTGCACAGAAGATCTGTGCTGCCAGCGGCATTGCGCCGACCGCCAAGATCCGTGAGCTGTCTGAAGAGCAGCTGGACGTGATCCGTGGCGAAGTGGCCAAACTGTCGGTGGAAGGTGACCTGCGCCGGGAAGTGAGCATGAACATCAAGCGTCTGATGGACATGGGTTGCTACCGGGGCATTCGCCACCGTCGTGGTCTGCCACTGCGTGGCCAGCGTACCAAGACCAACGCCCGGACCCGTAAGGGCCCGCGTAAACCGATCCGCAAGTAA
- the secY gene encoding preprotein translocase subunit SecY: MARNRAQTLNQNAPDSTAMRTLWRRIGFLLGALVVFRIGAHIPVPGINPDAMARLFDQNRDTVLAMFNMFSGGALERMSIFALGVMPYITAAIVIQLLTAVNPTLEQLKKEGEQGRRKITQYTRYLTVVLALVQSFGVAAGLYSQNVTLVAENAATMEIASFYFVAVTSLVTGTVFLMWLGEQITERGIGNGISMLIFAGIVAGLPGAIAQTFEASRQGELNLLIMLLVMIVAVAVVYAVVFFERGQRRITVNYARRQQGRRMYAAQQSHLPLKVNMAGVIPAIFASSILLFPASIAQWTGGTGDGWWANAMRATTDALMPGSPLYILLFTLGIVFFCYFYAALMFNPKDVADNLKKSGAYIPGIRPGEQSARYIDTVMGRLTLVGATYMTLVCLLPLFLQGIWNVPFYLGGTSLLIVVVVVMDFWAQVNAQLMSTQYEKLMKKANMKGYGGTGLVR, translated from the coding sequence ATGGCCAGGAATCGTGCACAGACACTGAACCAGAATGCCCCGGACAGCACCGCAATGCGGACGCTGTGGCGGCGTATCGGGTTCCTGCTGGGTGCTCTGGTGGTGTTCCGGATTGGCGCGCACATACCGGTGCCGGGGATCAACCCGGACGCCATGGCGCGCCTGTTTGACCAGAACCGTGACACTGTCTTGGCGATGTTCAACATGTTTTCCGGTGGTGCACTGGAGCGCATGAGCATCTTTGCCCTGGGCGTGATGCCGTATATCACGGCCGCCATCGTGATTCAGTTGCTGACGGCGGTGAACCCCACCCTGGAGCAGCTGAAGAAGGAAGGCGAGCAGGGGCGCCGCAAGATTACCCAGTACACCCGTTATCTGACGGTGGTGCTGGCGCTGGTGCAGTCCTTCGGTGTTGCCGCCGGTCTGTATAGCCAGAATGTGACCCTGGTGGCTGAAAACGCCGCCACGATGGAAATCGCGTCTTTCTATTTTGTCGCGGTAACCTCGCTGGTCACGGGTACAGTGTTTCTGATGTGGCTGGGTGAACAGATCACCGAGCGCGGTATCGGTAACGGTATTTCGATGCTGATTTTCGCCGGTATCGTAGCGGGGCTTCCGGGCGCCATCGCGCAGACGTTTGAAGCGTCGCGCCAGGGCGAGCTGAACCTGCTGATCATGCTGCTGGTCATGATTGTGGCGGTGGCTGTGGTCTACGCGGTGGTGTTCTTCGAGCGCGGCCAGCGACGGATCACGGTGAACTACGCCCGTCGGCAGCAGGGTCGCCGCATGTACGCCGCCCAGCAGAGCCATCTGCCGCTGAAGGTCAACATGGCGGGTGTGATCCCGGCGATCTTCGCCAGCTCGATCCTGCTGTTCCCGGCGTCTATCGCCCAGTGGACAGGCGGTACCGGTGATGGCTGGTGGGCGAACGCAATGCGTGCGACCACCGATGCACTGATGCCCGGGTCGCCGCTGTATATCCTGCTGTTTACGCTGGGTATTGTGTTCTTCTGCTACTTCTATGCGGCGTTGATGTTCAACCCGAAAGATGTGGCGGATAACCTGAAGAAGTCGGGTGCGTATATCCCGGGGATTCGTCCGGGTGAGCAGTCCGCGCGTTACATTGATACGGTCATGGGTCGTCTGACCCTGGTAGGTGCCACCTACATGACCCTGGTGTGCCTGCTGCCCCTGTTCCTGCAGGGCATCTGGAACGTGCCCTTCTACCTGGGTGGTACGTCCCTGCTGATCGTGGTTGTGGTGGTTATGGACTTCTGGGCTCAGGTCAACGCCCAGCTGATGTCCACCCAGTACGAGAAGCTGATGAAGAAGGCGAACATGAAAGGCTATGGCGGCACCGGTCTGGTGCGCTAA
- the rpsN gene encoding 30S ribosomal protein S14 has protein sequence MAKVSMKNREQKRAKLVAKYAAKRAELKAIIRDPNAEAEAKWDAQVQLQKLPRDSARTRQRNRCRITGRPHGVYRKFGLGRNKLREAAMRGDVPGLVKSSW, from the coding sequence ATGGCTAAGGTCTCTATGAAAAACCGGGAGCAGAAGCGCGCCAAGCTGGTTGCCAAGTATGCTGCCAAGCGTGCCGAGCTCAAGGCGATTATCCGTGACCCGAATGCGGAAGCGGAAGCCAAGTGGGATGCCCAGGTGCAGCTGCAGAAGCTGCCCCGTGACTCCGCCCGTACCCGTCAGCGGAACCGCTGCCGGATCACCGGGCGTCCGCACGGTGTATACCGCAAGTTCGGCCTGGGTCGTAACAAGTTGCGGGAAGCCGCCATGCGCGGTGACGTACCGGGCCTGGTGAAGTCCAGCTGGTAA